Proteins encoded in a region of the Pseudomonas sp. GOM7 genome:
- the acnB gene encoding bifunctional aconitate hydratase 2/2-methylisocitrate dehydratase: protein MLEAYRKHVAERAAQGIVPQPLNAEQTAGLVELLKNPPAGEEEFLVDLITNRVPPGVDEAAYVKAGFLSAVAKGEATSPLISKQRAVELLGTMQGGYNIATLVEMLDDAALGAVAAEQLKHTLLMFDAFHDVAEKAKAGNANAKAVLQSWADGEWFTNKPAIAEKYSLAVFKVPGETNTDDLSPAPDAWSRPDIPLHALAMLKMARDGIVPEQQGAIGPLKQIEEIKAKGFPVAYVGDVVGTGSSRKSATNSVLWFFGDDIPYVPNKRAGGFCFGTKIAPIFYNTMEDAGALPIEFDVSNINMGDVIDVYPYAGKVCKHGTDEVITTFELKTPVLLDEVRAGGRIPLIVGRGLTEKARAELGLGSSDLFKKPEQPADSGKGFTLAQKMVGKACGVEGVRPGTYCEPKMTTVGSQDTTGPMTRDELKDLACLGFSADLVMQSFCHTAAYPKPIDVTTHHTLPDFIRTRGGVSLRPGDGIIHSWLNRMLLPDTVGTGGDSHTRFPIGISFPAGSGLVAFAAATGVMPLDMPESVLVRFKGKMQPGITLRDLVHAIPYYAIQKGLLTVEKKGKKNIFSGRILEIEGLDNLTVEQAFELSDASAERSAAGCTIKLPEAAIAEYLQSNITLLRWMISEGYGDARTLERRAQAMEAWLANPVLMEADKDAEYAEVIEIDLSQLNEPVLCAPNDPDDARLLSSVAGDKIDEVFIGSCMTNIGHFRAAGKLLDKVKGGIPTRLWLSPPTKMDAHQLTEEGYYGIYGKAGARMEMPGCSLCMGNQARVAANSTVVSTSTRNFPNRLGDGANVYLASAELAAVASILGKLPTVEEYMAYAKDIDSMAGDIYRYLSFDQIADFREAAANAKIPVVQA, encoded by the coding sequence GTGCTTGAAGCCTATCGCAAACACGTAGCAGAGCGTGCCGCTCAGGGTATCGTGCCCCAGCCGCTGAACGCCGAACAAACCGCAGGCCTGGTCGAGCTGCTGAAAAACCCGCCGGCTGGCGAAGAAGAATTCCTCGTAGACCTGATCACCAACCGTGTACCGCCGGGCGTGGACGAAGCGGCCTACGTCAAGGCCGGTTTCCTCTCTGCCGTTGCCAAGGGCGAAGCCACTTCCCCCCTGATCAGCAAACAGCGCGCAGTCGAGCTGCTGGGTACCATGCAAGGTGGCTACAACATCGCCACCCTGGTCGAAATGCTGGATGACGCTGCCCTGGGCGCCGTGGCCGCCGAGCAACTCAAGCACACCCTGCTGATGTTCGACGCCTTCCACGACGTCGCCGAGAAAGCCAAGGCCGGCAACGCCAACGCCAAAGCCGTGCTGCAGTCCTGGGCCGATGGCGAGTGGTTCACCAACAAGCCGGCCATCGCCGAGAAATACAGCCTGGCCGTGTTCAAGGTGCCGGGCGAAACCAACACCGACGACCTGTCCCCTGCCCCGGACGCCTGGTCGCGCCCCGACATCCCGCTGCACGCCCTGGCCATGCTGAAAATGGCTCGCGACGGCATCGTCCCTGAGCAGCAAGGCGCCATCGGCCCGCTGAAGCAGATCGAAGAGATCAAGGCCAAGGGCTTCCCGGTCGCCTACGTCGGTGACGTGGTCGGTACCGGTTCTTCCCGTAAGTCCGCCACCAACTCGGTGCTGTGGTTCTTCGGCGACGACATTCCGTACGTGCCGAACAAGCGCGCTGGCGGCTTCTGCTTCGGTACCAAGATCGCCCCGATCTTCTACAACACCATGGAAGACGCTGGCGCCCTGCCGATCGAGTTCGACGTGTCGAACATCAACATGGGCGACGTGATCGACGTCTACCCCTATGCGGGCAAGGTCTGCAAGCACGGCACCGACGAAGTCATCACCACCTTCGAGCTGAAGACCCCTGTGCTGCTCGACGAGGTCCGCGCTGGCGGCCGTATCCCGCTGATCGTCGGCCGTGGCCTGACCGAGAAGGCGCGTGCCGAACTGGGCCTGGGCTCCTCCGACCTGTTCAAGAAGCCGGAGCAACCGGCTGACAGCGGCAAGGGCTTCACCCTGGCGCAGAAGATGGTCGGCAAGGCCTGCGGCGTCGAAGGCGTACGTCCGGGCACCTACTGCGAACCGAAGATGACCACCGTCGGTTCCCAGGACACCACCGGCCCGATGACCCGCGACGAGCTGAAAGACCTGGCGTGCCTGGGCTTCTCGGCTGACCTGGTGATGCAGTCCTTCTGCCACACCGCTGCCTATCCGAAGCCGATCGACGTCACCACCCACCACACCCTGCCGGATTTCATCCGCACCCGTGGCGGCGTGTCCCTGCGTCCGGGCGACGGCATCATCCATAGCTGGCTGAACCGCATGCTGCTGCCGGATACCGTCGGCACCGGTGGCGACTCGCACACCCGCTTCCCGATCGGCATTTCCTTCCCGGCTGGCTCCGGCCTGGTGGCCTTCGCCGCCGCCACCGGCGTGATGCCGCTGGACATGCCAGAATCGGTCCTGGTGCGTTTCAAGGGCAAGATGCAACCGGGTATCACCCTGCGTGACCTGGTTCATGCGATCCCTTACTACGCCATCCAGAAAGGTCTGCTGACCGTCGAGAAGAAAGGCAAGAAGAACATCTTCTCCGGCCGCATCCTCGAGATCGAAGGCCTGGACAACCTGACCGTCGAGCAGGCGTTCGAGCTGTCCGACGCCTCCGCCGAGCGTTCGGCTGCCGGCTGCACCATCAAACTGCCGGAAGCGGCCATCGCCGAATACCTGCAGTCCAACATCACCCTGCTGCGCTGGATGATCAGCGAAGGCTACGGTGATGCCCGTACCCTGGAGCGTCGTGCCCAGGCGATGGAAGCCTGGCTGGCCAACCCGGTGCTGATGGAAGCCGACAAGGACGCCGAGTACGCCGAAGTCATCGAGATCGACCTGTCCCAGCTCAACGAGCCGGTACTCTGCGCCCCGAACGACCCGGACGACGCCCGTCTGCTGTCCAGCGTGGCCGGCGACAAGATCGACGAAGTATTCATCGGTTCGTGCATGACCAACATCGGTCACTTCCGCGCTGCCGGCAAGCTGCTGGACAAGGTCAAGGGTGGTATCCCGACCCGTCTGTGGCTGTCGCCGCCGACCAAGATGGATGCTCACCAGCTGACCGAGGAAGGCTACTACGGCATCTACGGCAAGGCCGGTGCACGCATGGAGATGCCGGGCTGCTCGCTGTGCATGGGTAACCAGGCACGTGTGGCTGCCAACTCCACCGTGGTCTCGACCTCTACCCGTAACTTCCCGAACCGTCTGGGCGATGGCGCCAACGTGTACCTAGCCTCTGCCGAACTGGCAGCGGTCGCCTCGATTCTCGGCAAGCTGCCGACCGTCGAGGAGTACATGGCCTACGCGAAGGATATCGACAGCATGGCTGGCGACATCTACCGCTACCTGAGCTTCGACCAGATCGCCGACTTCCGTGAAGCGGCGGCCAACGCCAAGATCCCGGTCGTTCAGGCCTGA
- a CDS encoding organic hydroperoxide resistance protein yields MTIENVLYRATAEAFGGREGRAVSSDGVLDIALTTPKELGGAGGNGTNPEQLFAAGYSACFLGALKFVAARDKLSIPADTFIEGTVGIGAIPTGFGIEVELRISLPGLDRDAAQTLVDRAHIVCPYSNATRGNIDVTLTIV; encoded by the coding sequence ATGACCATCGAAAACGTTCTCTACCGCGCCACCGCTGAAGCCTTTGGTGGCCGTGAAGGCCGCGCCGTCTCCTCCGACGGTGTCCTCGACATCGCCCTGACCACCCCGAAAGAACTCGGCGGCGCAGGCGGCAACGGCACCAATCCGGAACAACTGTTCGCTGCCGGCTACTCCGCCTGCTTCCTTGGCGCCCTGAAGTTCGTCGCCGCTCGCGACAAGCTGAGCATTCCGGCGGACACCTTCATCGAAGGCACCGTGGGCATCGGCGCCATCCCCACCGGTTTCGGCATCGAAGTGGAACTGCGTATCAGCCTGCCAGGCCTGGATCGCGACGCTGCGCAAACCCTGGTGGATCGCGCGCACATCGTCTGCCCGTACTCCAACGCAACCCGCGGCAACATCGACGTCACCCTGACCATCGTCTGA
- a CDS encoding 2-hydroxychromene-2-carboxylate isomerase, with amino-acid sequence MSKTVEFFFDLGSPASYLAHTQLPALCREAGAELLYRPMLLGAVFQATGNASPVLIPAKGRYLMRDLARCAERFAVPLRFNPHFPINTLALMRLLVAVQMHQPARLYDAVHGLFEAIWVGGANLADPACVSEVLVGAGFDAAALQAQSVEPEVKAALKASTEEAVARGVFGAPTCFVEGEMFFGQDRLDFVHDALCR; translated from the coding sequence ATGAGCAAGACCGTGGAATTCTTCTTCGACCTGGGCAGCCCGGCCTCCTACCTGGCGCATACCCAGTTGCCGGCCCTGTGCCGTGAAGCAGGTGCCGAGTTGCTGTATCGACCGATGTTGCTCGGCGCCGTGTTCCAGGCCACCGGCAACGCCTCGCCGGTACTGATTCCGGCCAAGGGCCGATACCTGATGCGCGACCTGGCCCGCTGTGCCGAGCGCTTTGCCGTGCCGCTGCGCTTCAACCCGCATTTCCCCATCAACACCCTGGCCCTGATGCGCTTGCTGGTGGCGGTGCAAATGCATCAGCCGGCACGCCTCTACGATGCCGTGCATGGGCTGTTCGAGGCCATCTGGGTGGGCGGGGCGAATCTCGCCGACCCTGCCTGCGTGAGCGAGGTGTTGGTTGGCGCAGGCTTCGACGCAGCCGCGTTGCAGGCGCAGAGCGTCGAGCCGGAAGTGAAGGCAGCGCTCAAGGCCAGCACCGAAGAGGCCGTTGCCCGTGGCGTGTTCGGCGCGCCGACCTGCTTCGTCGAAGGCGAAATGTTCTTCGGTCAGGATCGGCTGGATTTCGTTCATGACGCACTTTGCCGCTGA
- a CDS encoding DUF1289 domain-containing protein, giving the protein MSNQRIKTPCVGLCSTVYGDVVCRGCKRFHHEVINWNSYGEDEKRAVWTRLEVLLVQVMTAKLEVFDEQRLRAQLEQRQIRFVPQQSPYCWAYQLIARGARMINQLDAYGMVLLPEFRNWTLPELRDAIDREFFLLSEAHYERYIAPKFLREGLEVRV; this is encoded by the coding sequence ATGTCCAATCAGCGCATCAAGACCCCTTGCGTGGGGTTGTGTTCAACCGTTTACGGCGACGTCGTGTGCCGGGGTTGCAAGCGCTTTCACCATGAGGTGATCAACTGGAACAGCTATGGCGAGGACGAGAAGCGCGCCGTCTGGACGCGCCTGGAAGTGTTGCTGGTACAGGTGATGACGGCCAAGCTGGAAGTCTTCGATGAGCAACGCCTGCGTGCTCAGCTAGAGCAGCGGCAGATTCGCTTCGTGCCGCAGCAGTCGCCTTATTGCTGGGCCTATCAATTGATCGCGCGCGGCGCGCGGATGATCAATCAGCTCGACGCTTACGGCATGGTGTTGCTCCCCGAGTTCCGCAACTGGACGCTGCCTGAACTGCGCGATGCCATCGACCGTGAGTTCTTCCTGCTCTCCGAAGCGCATTACGAGCGCTATATCGCGCCGAAGTTCTTGCGCGAGGGGCTGGAAGTCCGGGTGTGA
- a CDS encoding DUF3820 family protein: MNPEALKLLVTRRMPYGKYKDRLIADLPGHYLNWFAREGFPKGELGQLLALMQEIDHNGLKPLLDPLRERS; the protein is encoded by the coding sequence ATGAACCCCGAAGCGCTGAAACTCCTGGTGACCCGCCGTATGCCCTATGGCAAGTACAAGGATCGGTTGATCGCCGACCTGCCAGGCCATTACCTCAACTGGTTCGCCCGTGAGGGCTTTCCCAAGGGCGAGCTGGGCCAGTTGTTGGCGTTGATGCAGGAAATCGACCACAACGGCCTCAAACCGTTGCTCGATCCCTTGCGCGAACGCTCGTAG
- the lpxH gene encoding UDP-2,3-diacylglucosamine diphosphatase yields MILLISDLHLEEKRPDITRAFLHFLATRARQAEALYILGDFFEVWIGDDGMTPFQHEIARALRELNDTGTRIYLMHGNRDFLIGKRFCREAGCTLLSDPHKVQMNGEPVLLMHGDSLCTLDVGYMKLRRWLRNPLSLLILRNLPLSTRQKLARKLRNESRAQTRMKASEIVDVTPEEVVKVMTEHGVRTLIHGHTHRPALHELIVNSQAARRIVLGDWDRQGWALQVDETGFNQAPFELTPA; encoded by the coding sequence ATGATCCTGCTGATCTCCGATCTGCACCTCGAAGAGAAACGCCCGGACATCACCCGGGCGTTTCTGCATTTTCTCGCCACCCGCGCGCGCCAGGCCGAGGCCCTGTACATCCTCGGCGACTTCTTCGAGGTCTGGATCGGCGACGACGGCATGACGCCCTTCCAGCACGAGATCGCCCGCGCCTTGCGCGAGCTGAACGACACCGGCACGCGCATCTACCTGATGCACGGCAATCGCGACTTTCTGATCGGCAAGCGCTTCTGCCGCGAGGCCGGCTGCACTTTGCTGAGCGATCCGCACAAGGTGCAGATGAATGGCGAACCCGTGCTGCTGATGCACGGCGACAGCCTGTGCACCCTGGATGTCGGCTATATGAAGCTGCGCCGCTGGCTGCGCAATCCGCTGTCGCTGCTGATCCTGCGCAACCTGCCACTGAGCACGCGACAGAAGCTGGCGCGCAAGCTGCGCAACGAAAGCCGCGCGCAAACACGGATGAAGGCCAGCGAGATCGTCGATGTCACGCCGGAGGAAGTGGTCAAGGTGATGACCGAGCACGGCGTGCGCACGCTGATTCATGGCCACACTCATCGGCCGGCGCTGCATGAGCTGATCGTGAACAGCCAAGCGGCGCGGCGCATCGTGCTGGGGGACTGGGATCGTCAGGGCTGGGCATTGCAGGTCGATGAAACCGGTTTCAACCAGGCGCCGTTCGAGTTGACGCCAGCCTGA
- a CDS encoding I78 family peptidase inhibitor: protein MLTATLLASGCSSTAEKPASAAAPSGSTHDSCTSSAAEHFKGQSASPELLEQARQEAGASSARILTPRSVVTLEYNGQRLNLNVDEQGVITRVSCG from the coding sequence ATGCTCACCGCCACCCTGCTCGCCTCTGGTTGCAGCAGCACCGCTGAAAAACCGGCTTCTGCCGCTGCCCCGAGCGGCTCCACACATGACAGTTGCACCTCATCCGCCGCCGAACACTTCAAGGGCCAGAGCGCCAGCCCGGAGCTGCTCGAACAGGCCCGCCAGGAGGCCGGTGCCAGCAGCGCACGTATCCTCACACCACGCAGCGTGGTGACCCTGGAATACAACGGTCAGCGCCTGAATCTGAATGTCGATGAACAGGGCGTCATCACCCGAGTGTCCTGCGGCTGA
- a CDS encoding alpha/beta hydrolase, with protein sequence MNISRTLTAGLLALAINSSFAAGSPGVERTTQGFLDALAAGGGQPLETLSPKDARAVLVGAQAGVKVDLSGIMVDTKVIQVNGQSLTLKVVRPEGARGILPGFMFFHGGGWVLGDYPTHARLIRDLVVGSGAAAIYVDYTPSPEAKYPTAINQAYAATKWVADNGSQIGVDGSRLAVAGNSVGGNMAAVVAIKAKEAGTPKLRAQVLLWPVTDANFNNASYNQFAEGHFLTRGMMEWFWDNYTTDPKQRNEFHASPLRASLEQLKGLPPALVQTAEMDVLRDEGEAYARRLNAAGVPVTAVRYNGMIHDYGLLNVVAEVPAVRTALDQAAQTLKNSLK encoded by the coding sequence ATGAACATCTCGCGCACCCTGACCGCTGGCTTGCTCGCCCTGGCCATCAACAGCAGTTTTGCCGCCGGCAGCCCCGGCGTGGAACGTACCACTCAGGGCTTCCTCGATGCCCTGGCAGCAGGCGGCGGTCAGCCGCTGGAAACCCTTTCGCCGAAAGATGCTCGTGCCGTGCTGGTCGGCGCTCAGGCCGGGGTCAAGGTGGATTTGTCAGGTATCATGGTCGACACCAAGGTGATCCAGGTGAATGGCCAGTCGCTCACCCTCAAGGTGGTACGTCCCGAAGGTGCGCGCGGCATTCTGCCGGGTTTCATGTTCTTCCACGGCGGTGGCTGGGTACTGGGTGACTATCCGACCCACGCACGCCTGATCCGTGATCTGGTAGTGGGCTCCGGCGCCGCAGCGATCTACGTCGACTACACGCCGTCGCCGGAGGCCAAGTACCCGACCGCGATCAACCAGGCTTATGCCGCAACCAAGTGGGTAGCCGACAACGGCAGCCAGATCGGTGTCGACGGTTCGCGCCTGGCGGTGGCCGGCAACAGTGTCGGCGGCAACATGGCGGCTGTGGTCGCGATCAAGGCCAAGGAGGCTGGCACGCCGAAACTTCGCGCTCAGGTGCTGCTGTGGCCGGTGACCGACGCCAACTTCAACAATGCGTCGTACAACCAGTTCGCCGAAGGCCACTTCCTGACCCGCGGCATGATGGAATGGTTCTGGGACAACTACACCACCGACCCGAAACAGCGTAACGAGTTCCATGCATCGCCGCTGCGCGCCAGCCTGGAACAACTCAAAGGTCTGCCGCCAGCACTGGTGCAGACCGCCGAGATGGATGTGCTACGTGACGAAGGCGAAGCCTACGCTCGCCGCCTGAACGCCGCTGGCGTACCGGTGACCGCCGTGCGCTACAACGGCATGATCCACGACTACGGCCTGCTCAATGTCGTGGCTGAAGTCCCGGCCGTACGTACTGCCCTGGATCAGGCTGCGCAGACGCTGAAGAACAGCCTCAAGTAA
- a CDS encoding universal stress protein: MQAIRSILVVVDPQHPEGLALKRAKLIAGVTQSHLHLLVCDKKGDHGALLADLQSNLAQEGFNVTTQQAWEDNPHQTIIAVQQAEGCGLVIKQHLPDNPLKKAILTPEDWKLLRYCPGPVLMVKTERPWTGGNILAAVDVGNADSEHRTLHAGIISHGYDIAGLAKGNLHVTTAHPTPMLSAADPTFQLKETIEARYREQCRSFQAEYDINDEHLHVLEGPADVVIPQVAHQLDAAVTVIGTVARTGLSGALIGNTAEVILDALESDVLVLKPDEVIAHLEELVAQR; this comes from the coding sequence ATGCAAGCGATCCGTAGCATTCTGGTGGTGGTGGATCCTCAACACCCCGAAGGCCTCGCACTGAAGCGGGCAAAACTGATAGCGGGAGTCACCCAGTCACACCTGCATCTGCTGGTCTGCGACAAGAAAGGCGATCACGGTGCGCTGCTTGCAGACCTGCAAAGCAACCTGGCCCAGGAGGGATTCAACGTTACCACCCAGCAGGCCTGGGAGGACAACCCGCACCAGACCATCATCGCCGTGCAGCAGGCCGAGGGCTGTGGTCTGGTGATCAAGCAGCACCTGCCGGACAACCCTTTGAAAAAGGCCATCCTCACCCCCGAGGACTGGAAGCTGCTGCGCTACTGCCCCGGCCCGGTGCTGATGGTCAAGACCGAACGCCCCTGGACCGGCGGCAACATCCTCGCCGCCGTGGACGTGGGCAATGCCGACAGCGAACACCGCACCCTGCACGCCGGCATCATCAGCCATGGCTACGATATTGCCGGCCTGGCCAAGGGCAACCTGCACGTGACCACCGCTCATCCGACGCCGATGCTGTCGGCGGCCGACCCCACCTTTCAGCTCAAGGAAACCATCGAAGCGCGCTACCGCGAACAGTGCCGCAGCTTCCAGGCCGAGTACGACATCAACGACGAGCACCTGCACGTGCTCGAAGGCCCTGCCGACGTGGTGATTCCGCAGGTCGCCCACCAGCTCGATGCCGCCGTCACGGTGATCGGTACGGTGGCACGCACGGGGCTGTCCGGCGCGCTGATCGGCAATACCGCCGAAGTCATACTCGACGCGCTGGAAAGCGACGTGCTGGTGCTCAAGCCGGACGAAGTCATCGCCCACCTCGAAGAACTCGTCGCCCAACGCTAG
- a CDS encoding tRNA-(ms[2]io[6]A)-hydroxylase, with protein MMSNAQHVPSNTEEPVTILQEILEFLGGVATPDAWLDEALRQQEILLLDHRNLEYKAAQTALSLMGRYLTKTELTARMSRLAREELVHFEQVSKIIRGRGIEVRHVSASRYAAGLRALLRGGEVERLVDVLVVGAFIEARSCERFAALVPRLDAELAKFYAGLLESEGRHYRGYLKLAYLYGDAADVDARIEVVRAVEQELITSPDEQFRFHSGVPAESGREAAI; from the coding sequence ATGATGTCAAATGCCCAGCATGTTCCGAGTAATACCGAGGAACCTGTGACGATCCTGCAGGAAATTCTCGAGTTCCTCGGCGGCGTCGCTACCCCGGATGCCTGGCTGGACGAAGCCCTGCGCCAGCAGGAGATCCTCCTGCTCGATCACCGCAACCTCGAGTACAAGGCGGCGCAGACTGCGCTGAGTTTGATGGGGCGCTACCTGACCAAGACCGAACTAACCGCAAGAATGTCGCGTCTGGCCCGTGAAGAGCTGGTGCACTTCGAGCAGGTGAGTAAGATCATCCGTGGCCGTGGCATCGAGGTTCGCCATGTTTCGGCGTCGCGTTACGCCGCTGGTCTGCGTGCATTGCTGCGTGGTGGTGAAGTGGAGCGGTTGGTGGACGTGCTGGTAGTCGGCGCCTTCATCGAGGCGCGCTCCTGCGAGCGCTTCGCCGCCCTGGTGCCGCGCCTGGACGCCGAGCTGGCCAAGTTCTACGCCGGTTTGCTGGAGAGTGAGGGGCGCCACTACCGCGGCTATCTCAAGCTGGCTTATCTGTATGGTGACGCCGCTGACGTGGATGCACGTATCGAGGTGGTGCGCGCGGTGGAGCAGGAGCTGATCACCTCGCCGGATGAGCAGTTCCGTTTCCATAGTGGTGTGCCTGCAGAAAGCGGCCGCGAAGCGGCCATCTGA
- a CDS encoding peptidylprolyl isomerase has translation MIKLHTNHGVITLNLFADKAPETVANFEQYVKEGHYDGTIFHRVIGNFMIQGGGFEPGMKQKPTRAPIKNEANNGVANKVGTIAMARTMEPHSASAQFFINVADNSFLNHSAPTVQGWGYAVFGEVVEGMDVVEKIKGVATTMKAGHQDVPVDDVVIEKAEIV, from the coding sequence ATGATCAAACTGCACACCAACCACGGCGTCATCACCCTGAACCTGTTCGCCGACAAGGCCCCGGAAACCGTGGCCAACTTCGAGCAATACGTGAAGGAAGGCCATTACGACGGCACCATCTTCCACCGCGTGATCGGTAACTTCATGATTCAGGGCGGCGGTTTCGAGCCGGGCATGAAGCAGAAGCCGACCCGCGCGCCGATCAAGAACGAAGCCAACAACGGCGTCGCCAACAAGGTCGGCACCATCGCCATGGCCCGCACCATGGAGCCGCACTCGGCCAGCGCGCAGTTCTTCATCAACGTCGCCGACAACAGCTTCCTCAACCACAGCGCGCCGACCGTTCAGGGCTGGGGCTACGCTGTATTCGGCGAAGTGGTCGAAGGCATGGACGTGGTCGAGAAGATCAAGGGTGTCGCCACCACCATGAAAGCCGGCCACCAGGACGTACCGGTGGATGATGTAGTCATCGAGAAGGCCGAAATCGTCTGA
- a CDS encoding YceH family protein, giving the protein MPYPPSPLVGETPLHAIEVRILGCLIEKQLTTPESYPLTLNAVQLACNQKTSREPLMTLETGEVGRYLRSLEGRKLVHLVMGSRADRWEQRCDRQLELVKPQTALLGLLLLRGPQTLNELLTRSNRMHDFDDVEEIQHQLERLVGRGLAVLLPRQSGQREDRYMHLLGEPTDLESLLASRASTRSEASAPNEDRLVELEARIAALEERLARLEGAQ; this is encoded by the coding sequence ATGCCCTACCCCCCCTCCCCGCTGGTCGGCGAAACCCCGCTGCACGCCATCGAAGTACGCATTCTCGGCTGCCTGATCGAAAAGCAACTGACTACCCCGGAAAGCTACCCGCTGACCCTCAATGCCGTGCAACTGGCCTGCAACCAGAAGACCAGCCGCGAACCGTTGATGACCCTGGAGACCGGCGAAGTCGGGCGCTACCTGCGCAGCCTGGAAGGCCGCAAGCTGGTGCATCTGGTGATGGGCAGCCGCGCCGACCGCTGGGAACAGCGCTGCGACAGGCAACTGGAGCTGGTCAAGCCGCAGACCGCGCTGCTCGGCCTGCTGCTGTTACGCGGCCCGCAGACCCTCAACGAGCTGCTGACCCGCAGCAACCGCATGCACGACTTCGATGACGTGGAAGAGATCCAGCACCAGTTGGAACGATTGGTCGGCCGTGGCCTGGCCGTGCTGCTGCCACGCCAGAGCGGGCAGCGCGAGGATCGCTACATGCACCTGCTGGGCGAGCCCACCGATCTGGAAAGCCTGCTGGCCAGCCGCGCCAGTACTCGCAGCGAAGCCTCGGCACCTAATGAGGATCGGCTGGTCGAACTGGAAGCGCGTATCGCCGCACTCGAAGAACGTCTGGCGCGCCTGGAGGGCGCGCAGTAA
- a CDS encoding MarR family winged helix-turn-helix transcriptional regulator, whose product MKSPVEPCTELMLDNQLCFALYSTSLMMTKTYKPLLQALGLTYPQYLAMLVLWENDGITVSEISARMLTDPGSLTPLLKRLESEGLLQRRRSSEDERVVQLYLTDQGRALHEQAKAVPACILKATGLNLQQLGELRDDLVALRSNLQDAL is encoded by the coding sequence ATGAAATCTCCCGTGGAACCCTGCACCGAGTTGATGCTGGACAACCAGCTCTGCTTCGCCCTCTATTCCACCTCGCTGATGATGACCAAGACCTACAAGCCCTTGTTGCAGGCGCTCGGTCTCACCTACCCGCAATACCTGGCCATGCTGGTGCTGTGGGAAAACGACGGCATCACCGTCAGCGAGATCAGCGCGCGCATGCTCACCGACCCGGGCTCGCTCACCCCATTGCTCAAACGCCTGGAGAGCGAGGGCCTGCTGCAACGCCGACGCAGCAGCGAAGACGAACGCGTGGTGCAGCTATACCTAACCGACCAAGGCCGCGCCCTGCATGAACAGGCCAAGGCAGTGCCGGCCTGCATTCTCAAGGCCACCGGCCTGAACCTGCAACAGCTCGGCGAGCTGCGTGATGACCTGGTCGCACTGCGCAGCAACCTGCAAGACGCCCTCTGA